From the Telopea speciosissima isolate NSW1024214 ecotype Mountain lineage chromosome 9, Tspe_v1, whole genome shotgun sequence genome, the window AGTCATTTACCAATTTTGCATTCCTCTCTAGAAGTAATCTCAGATATATAACCTTTTTGGCTTCATAAGTTAGGACACTCCCAATGATGAGACACCTCAATTCTCCTCGGATTCCATGAAATTGGATGAAAACCAATGAACCAGGGATCTCTTTTagtaattgaaattgaaattaggTGAAATTCAATAGCTGGAGTGATTCATTTCCAAATATATCGCATCAATGATATGACTAAAGACAATGCTAGGGAATTTAACTCTTTACATAACGGTAACAATGTATAAATGGAAAATTCCCCATTCATTGTGAATGAGAGTCATATCCCGATGAACAGGAGTTTACAAATGGTTCATGTTATGATGATTTCACATCCAATGGaactatatatattatgttaATAAAATACGGTAACAGTCGGCTTATTGATTCATATAGTTGAATACAAATATTAATATGGCAATTAATAcgcaaacttactaactatgatgACTCGAGCAACGAAAAAAtaatgggtaatttacacataccacccctgaggtttgatgaaaggatgattttaccccccagttttggaaaattctgtgtacccccctgaggtttacaaacggtaacaaataaacccattccgtcactttatgactaacactgttaaaatcaaaaggtaaagtgacaaaaatgccccttcaagaagaaaaaaaaaaaaaaaaaaaaaaaccctgcaactcatcttccccaaatcgattggggaagatgagttacaggtatcCCCATCGATTGCTCCATCCATGGCTTCTAATGGAACATCTCAATTcctttcatctttttcttttacttcttaaTCAGAAAGAACAAAATTTCATCTGGGTCTTCATCTCCTGCAAATATATCAAGAAAAGTTCCAACTGCTTACCCATTGATCGGTCACATCTTTGCTGCTCCCAAGAATCGAGACCTAATGATGCCATGGATAGCTGAGGTTCTCCAAAACTCCCCAAATGCAACCTTCACTTTCAAGAGTTTTAGCCGCCGAAACATCATAACTGCCAATCCCGCCATCGTCCAACACATCCTTAAGACGCAATTCTACAAATACCCCAAAGGCCCCTTCTTTCGCAAAAATCTCTACGACTTACTTGGTTCTAGCATCTTCAACGCTGACGGTGATCGCTGGAAGTTTGAGAGACAGATCTCCAGCCCCGAATTCAACACCAAGTCCCTCCGCAAATTCGTCGGCACCGTCGTCGAGGCAGAGCTCTCCGAATGcctcctccctctcctctccactACCAACGTCGAGAATTCTGTGCTCGATCTACAAGACATCCTCCAAAGGTTTGCATTCGACAACATCTGCAAAATCGCTTTCGGTTTCAATCCGAAATCTCTCTCGCCGTCTTTCCCACAGCCACAAGCCAAATTTGCCGTCGCATTCGACGAAGCTGTAAAATTAATTACCGGACGATTTCCTACCATGTTTCCAGTAGTGTGGAAGATAAAGTGAGCACTCAATATTGGATCAGAGAAACCATTAGGGTTAGCAGTCTCTCACATCCGTCAATTCGCTAGAAGCCATGGATGGAGCAATCGATGGGATACCTGTAGAGCCATGGATGGAGCAATCGATGGGGATActtgtaactcatcttccccattcgatttggggaagatgagttgcaggttttttttttttttttttttcttgaaggggcatttttgtcactttaccttttgattttaacagtgttagtcataaactgacggaatgggtttatttgttattgtttgtaaacctcaggggggtacgcagaattttccaaaactgaggggtaaaatcatcctttcgtcaaacctcaggggtggtatgtgtagaTTACCCAAAAATAATATATCCTTTTTCCAATAAGGATAATGTCAACCCTATCCTTCAGCCTCCATGAATCCTTTACGATcctcttcaaatcttcaaacaGAGACTACCTCAGATCCAATTGACCTATCAAGGCAAACCTGAATTTCGAGATTGGATGGATCATCGATCATAGGATTTCTGTGAAAATACAAGGTTTTAGTAATCAATATCGGTCTCGACGACACTGATACATTACTGATCCGGATCGGGCGTTTTTACCcctaaatttcaataaaaatcgaTTTTGTATACAATTTTACCATTTGTGAGTACCCCTGAACGGTATCATATTGGTCTCTACCGATATTGATACAAATCGACCAATACGGCCAATCTGATATCGATTCCTTAAACCATGATAGGTACGGATACTTCCTATCCTCACGGGGATATAAAATTTGAAAGAGTTTATAATATCTAgataaattttttattggaGAAGAAACGCTGTCAAGTTGCATAATGTATGGTAGCGCCTCCCCTGtgtctttctctcctcctctctatcaaatgacatatctgcccctgttatgggaggagagagaaagacacagAGAGGCACTTTGTTTTGCTAAAGATCATATAGtattaataaaagagagaaagaatgtaCAAAAGCACCTCAACCTGGACAACCCCAGAGCAggaacagaaaaaaataaaaaaagatccAGCTCCCCCACCTTTGGCAATGCCATCAGTAGAGGAGTTGAATCCCAACAACTCTCAATAAAAACGAAATCTAGTGTTCCTAGCTGCAACCCAAGAAAGTGCATCTTGCACCAACATTGGCAAATGAAATTCCATACTAGACGATCCTTGCTTTGTTGCCTCTTTTGCCAAAGAATTCGCGATTGGATTGGCTTCGAGGAAGCAATGAGTTATATTCCAAGAGATGGTAGAAAAGAATGGTAGAATGTACATCCAATCCTGTCTAACAAACCATGGACACTCTTGCTTCTGCACTGATACGACCACTGCTGCAGAGTCACATTCAACCCAAAGCTTCTGAATCTCTGCTTCCATCATCCGTACAACACCATTTACAAAGGCCCTGAACTTTGCTTCAAAGTTTGTAGCTATGCCTAGAAAAATTGAGAAATAAGAGACCACCGTCCCATCATGATCCCGAAACACGCCACCTGCACCAGTACGTCTTGGTTTTCCGATGGAACACCCATCAATATTTAGCTTTATCCACTCAGCCTCAGGTTTACACCAAAACACCTCCAAAATCCTAGGAGATTTAGGAGGAGGAATATTAATTCCAATTCTCTGCAGCCACCAAACCTGTTGTAGACATTATAGTACCCTTGAAACAAAATCCCAATTCACAGATCGACTCCAAGACACGGCAACAAACAAACCCCGAAGGGTGCTCCACGCCATCGTACCTTCTAGAATTCCGTTTCCACCATACATAAAAAGGAATTAACACAACCTCACCATCCAAGCCCCTTTCACACCCATCAGCCGACCTTTCCCTAACGACCAATTTCACAAACTATCTAATGAGATGTGGGATTTTCAAGATACCCCAAAAATCCCTGGGAATTTACTCCACACGACAAAGCAAACTCACATTCTGGTGCAGCCTTGATGAAAGCAGAGATCAGGAGAAGTGAGTTAATCaatcaaacaaagaagaaaaggactTGCAAGAACTCCAATCGAGTTCAGGCTCAAGCTTGAGCAAGTTTCATTAAACTTCATAATCTGCCTTCAATCAATCAAGGAGGATTACATATATAGACTTAGAGCTGAGTATGaataaggaagagaagaaaagaaagagaagattccAATCTCTAATCTTCAATCAGCCAAAATACTTCAATTAGAATCTCCAATCAGCCAAGGTATTTCAATcagaatccaatcttctcttcaatcaacccaatataCTCTCAATTAGAAATCCACTCTtcaatccaatcttcaatcaaatcttcaatcaacCCAATGTACTAGCTAGCTGAttgatcctttatttatttaggcattatttatttagaaactgaaataatccCAAATCAGTCCAAATCTTCCCTCTTTTAGGTGCAACTTCTTTCCTTAAGATTATTAGGAAGATAAAGAATGGATGGACTATCCCTGCAGGGGCTGGCCTTGCCTAGCATGCCTCTCCTTGACCCGAACCAATCTTCGAAGAACCTTAGGGTGTGAGGTGGTGGGTTCTTCATGGTCCAGGTCCAGGGCTGCATCACATTCAAAAAATAGATGCATAAAAGACTCACCCCCTTTCTTACACAAATCACATCTTGAAGCCAGAGCAATCCCTTTGGAAACTATTATCTAATCCGTAGGTACTTTCTAAAGAAAAAATCTCCATCCAAACATTGAGTGCCTAGGGAGAAGACCTGACTCCCACACCACGTTCCACTAGGGGACCTTTGGGTTTTTTAAGCGGATCTCTTCCCAAGCCGACTTCACAGAAAATCTTCCTGATGGCTCCAATTTCCAAACACACCAATCACGATGTAATATCAAAGGAATTCTGATACGCTTTGCTTTCTCAAACACACTTCTTAGAAAGATGGAGTTTACCTACGGGAACTGCCACCCATTATTAGAAATAAAATCTACTTACTACCTTTaaggagaaattagaaaaaaaaattcagatccAACCCTGAAGCATCGGCAATTGAACCCCCCTCTAACCATCTATCAACACAAAAATTAATAGATTGCCCATCACCCACACCCTAATTTTCCTGTCCAAACAAAAAATTCCACACCCTCCTAACACCAAGCCAAATAGAAGATGCCTTATAACCCTGTCTCATTTGTCCATTGGCATTCAAAAATCTTGCCCTAAAAATTTTGCCCCGGTAGAAGAACCATGCTTTATATTCCAAGCCAGCTTACATAACAATGCCTGATTTACCTCTCAAAGTCGACGAATTCCCAACCCACCCTCAGATCGAGGCTTACACACATCTTCCCCTTAACCACCAAAACTTTGGTTGAATCAACATCACCtgttcaaataaaattttttagcCATTGTTCCAGCATCACAATCAAGGAGGAAGACCATCAATACACTGAAAAACTATGCATAGGAATACCCAAAATCACAGATCTAACCAACTCCACCCTACCAGCCATAGATaggagcttgcctttccatCCTATCAAACGCCCTTTAATTTTATCCACCAAAGGCAGCAACAGCTCTTTTGTAACTCTTCCTTTGAAAATATTTACACCCAAATATTTTGTTGGGAAGCAATACAACGGGATCCCCATGATATCTATTATTCTCTGTCTATGAGAAGCAAAAACATTTCCTACAAACATCTTGCTTTTCTCCAAACTTATGTACTGACCAAAGAAATCTTCATACTTTGACAGAAACCCTTTCACGGTCCTAGCAAATCTTACAGATCCattcaaaaagataaaaatatcgTCAGCATAAAGCAAGTGAGAGGGAACCAAAGTACCTCTAAGTCCCTACAAAGGTAAAATCTTGTTTTCCAACACCAACTTTCTAGTACCCCTGCACAGAACTTCTTCTGCCAAGATAAATAACATAAGAGAGATTGGATCCCCCTGGCGAAGCCCCCTCTCCACCCCAAAGAAACCAACTTGACCACCATTCACTAGTACCGAAATAAGAGTAGTAACCAGCAGCCTATGAATTCACCGAACCCAAACCTCGCTGAAGCCAAACTTCCTCATCActtcaaacaaaaaatcccATGAGAGAGTATCATAAGCCTTCTAGATGTCAATCTTAAGGCCTACACCTCCCCCTCTCCCAGACTTGTGCAAAATATTTGTCAACTTCGACACCAAactgatattaaaaaaaataccttTCCTTTCTGAAATGCTACCTATTCCTCAGATATTAAATGAGGAAGAATACCAGCCAGTCTAAGTGCCAAAATTTTTTAAAGTACCTTGCAAATAAAATTACCCATGCAAATTGAGCGAAATTTGTCAAGAGACTCCGCACCCTCCATTTTAGGAATCAATGTTATTAACCCCTTTAATCAACACACCCAATGTAAAAAAAATCTTTGACAACCGCCACCACAttttcctccaccacttgccaGCATGTTCGGTAAAAGAAACTAGGAACCCCGTCCGGACCAGGTGAGCTGTTCGGATCCAAATCCCAAACCGCCGCCGTAAATTCTTCCACCGATGGAATAGAGTCTAACCAAAGCTTATCATCCTCACCAATAATAGGGGGAATACATTCCAAAATATCAGGATGAGCTACTGTAGGCGCTGCCTTATGGAAAGACTTATAATACTACGCCACATACCCGGCAAGCAGACTCGGCTCACTCACCACTGATCCATCTGCCCTCTTTAGACACTGAGAGGCACTAGTATCTagacttttttgttttatccaggaaaaaaaatccctatCAAGTAACGTGGAGCCAGCGCCCAAACACAGGAGCATACAAGATTACCACACTGCACACCTTGAAATCAAAAAGCCCATCCATATTGATTCCCTGTGcacgttctcattggcccccacgctgGTGCAGGGACCTCGTgaccaagcaacgatctcttgcccatttgtCAATATTGACAAACCACCATAAAATTATGCTCTATTTCATTTCATAGAGCCACATTGCATGCTAACAAAATCTCTATCCCAATTAGTACAAAGACCTTCTCTAACTTTTTGACCTACTTAGATTCT encodes:
- the LOC122639063 gene encoding cytochrome P450 94A1-like, encoding MSYRKNKISSGSSSPANISRKVPTAYPLIGHIFAAPKNRDLMMPWIAEVLQNSPNATFTFKSFSRRNIITANPAIVQHILKTQFYKYPKGPFFRKNLYDLLGSSIFNADGDRWKFERQISSPEFNTKSLRKFVGTVVEAELSECLLPLLSTTNVENSVLDLQDILQRFAFDNICKIAFGFNPKSLSPSFPQPQAKFAVAFDEAVKLITGRFPTMFPVVWKIK